TTGGTGCATCTGTTATCACGACAGAACTTTCTCCACCCTCTGCTGATGTAATATGCGCCGTCTGATTCGCTAAATCCGAAGCTCGCAGTCCATGACTTTCCCTCCTTGTTTTGAAGTTTGACCTCTTTGCATTGTTGGTTCAAAGCACCACACCACATAGCTTCCACAGGAAGAAACTACAAACACATAAATAACATCAGCCAAGAAGCAGTAGTACAAACaaagaaataactaaatatGGTGTGTAACATAGTCAAAATTTTACTCACCATTTTGTCGTCCTTTTGATTTGTAGCAGTAACCTCAGCTAAGAAGCAGTAGTCGTATGAGAAAGTAGGAGCATCATCCGCGTCGATGTGAGGATGTGTATACTGAATCTCACAACAGCTAGGACCAAAAGAAGTCACATGAAAGACCATGTCTCCTTCGTGTTTGAAGATGATAATGTCACCGATGCGAAGATCATGTGCTTCGGTGAACTCTTTCCAACCTCTGGTGAGTGtcctgccttctcggatcaccTCCCAAATTTGATCTGAAGCGTCCGATCTTAGCTTCCATGGTTTATTGATCTCAGCCCCTTGTATGTGTTTTGAGTAGAAGTCAAGTGGTATTGCCACGCCACTTTGCCAACCAGGAAGAAGAGGCTTGAAGAAATGAGGTTCTCGGGGAGTTTCCATCTGCAACAATCGAGTTCCAATTACATGTATTAATCGAgttccaatttaaaaaaatggcaTCCAACTACTATAGACCACACAAGACCACAGAACTATAGAAATCGAAAATGTGGTTTGTTTTTCCATTCAAGAAAGCATACTGAAGCCGTTAATCGACTAGTAACCATTGATGCTATCTATTTTGCTATGTCAAAAATTCGGTTCAAAGGTCTAATCCTATCATGCATGAAAACAATTCTAAATGAGCCAAGTCCGGTTATATTCATGTCCTATGTATAGTTCTATGATTATGTTCGTGTCCTATGCATGCAACAAGAACACACAACAATCCTGTCAAATAAATCGACAATATTTAACACAACAATATGAAAAAATGCAAACCGATTAGAAATCGATGAGAACAGAACCATTAATCATACTACTACTCGATTTAGATCCCTCACCAAAAACccccaatatttttttttcacaattcGATTTAGATCCCAAAGAAATGAACCTTAAAACAAACCATAAATTAAACGCGCATGTCGATTTACATCAATTAATCGAAATCCAGTTATCGATTTACATCCGAAACTCGAAAACCCCAAATTGATATCAAATCTCACTAAACGATTTGGACCAAAATCGACGAAATTAAACCGTCGATCTACTCGATACTCACCAGAGGTCGTGGAGAAGACTTTCCGTCGTCGATTTGAACGAGAAAAACGGCAAGACTCGGCGTCGCTCGTATAATCGCCTCTCACACAACAAACCCTAGCTTTTCTTTCGAGAAGAGAAAATGAGAAGAGACACGGGAAAACCCGTCTTTCCTCCCCCTCTGCGCGGTTTGTTTCGTCCAAGCAGGACATGACGCGTGGCTAAAACCGCTTCATAGCGGATCAACCGTAAGGCCCGCTTCGTCGAAACAAACCCATTTTTTATTGCTTTTTAATCACTCCGGCCTTAGAACTCGGGCCCGTGAACCCGTCTAAAGCCCCTGATGCGCATGGCCTTAAAACTATAGAATTTGCATCGACATTTTATTGATCTAGCATTTCATTCTTGCCAAAGTAAAACATGTAATAAAATTCTAGAACTTTCTTTGGTTTAATTGCAACAAATCATGATTAAGTTTTTAATGTCTATGATGCATGTTAAAGTCAGGTAAGATTTAAGTTCAGCAACATCACAATTACAACTTGATTTGTTTATGATTACAAATAATGAATAATTGAAATATATCAGGTATAATCAACGGATTATTACTAACTAAACCTGATGAATATTAGGTAAAACCTTGAACTATAGGATACAAATACAGTATCAATTATCAAGGTGTCATGGAGAATAAACTAGCCACATATTCAAAAGCCTCAACGAATCCATTACACACTAACACCAGGGTGTAAAGAAACTAGAGGGGTCCAGATTCCACTGATGTCAAAACCATGTGATTTTGTTAAAAGGTGACACGTGAAGGGGTGGCACGCCGGAAACCGACCGGTTGCTAGCTCCGACAAACTTATCATCACCGTCCATTCGGATGAAGTCCAACTCAGCATAGCCGTCTGTTTGCTCAGCCACTTACATATTGCCACGTTATGAGATAACCCACCAATCATTCTCTTCATCAATAATTCCAACGTCTTTGCGAAATTGAGAATTGCTGACAACAGATTGAAAACGAAAActgaatgaaaataaataaatatataaatgaatagaAGTGATGAAAATACAAAGATAGAAATTGTAGTTTCATTGTTATTATTTTGACACGTTTCGACGTCTTATCGTTATAGTTACGTTGGTCGGCTATTGTTAGACGAGTATTCCACGTTAGTATTATTTTCCGTGTTTGCTTAAAATCATGAAAATGTGAAAGTCTATAGTTTGGTTCTGTCGTGtggatataaatttataatatgagCAGTAAGAGACTGAACTCAAGAGAAAAACATTGAGTGGCTCAAAAGAAATATgtcttattatattataaaagcaTCTTGGACAAGTAAATGTATTACTATACTAcacattcttttattttttattagctTATATATTTACACACTCTATTCACAGAAAACCAGACTTCTTACTAGATATTGTTCTATAAATAACTCGAcgtatataaaatgttttaaattttaatttttgtcctTTACTCATTCAAATGATGCTATGCCAGAATATAGTACAGCTATATGTATAACAGTATCGATTTATCTGTCTCAAAATTAATAATCTACTCTGCATACAAATAATAGCCATTTCTAGTTACATGATATATTTCGTATTTATATTGTAGTCAGAGCCGTGCTCACTTGAGGAAAAAAGAAGCACTCGTGTAGGgcagcatttttttttttacaaaaagtaGTTAAAAGcatttcttatataaatatataaaacgtATCTCGTTAGTACGTAGCTTTATGGGTAAGCAAAGTTTTAGATTAAAatgaaaacatgatttttttaagaaatcaattacaaaatatagaaacaatttttaattGCTAAAAGAGATTATGTAAATTAAAAGATTTTCCCCACAAGTTCTAgaagacaaaaatatttgtttccTGTGATTCTCTCACACTAAactacaataattttattattgtatgtgttcattattttttataaaaaatttattgctTGGGGCAGCTGAAAGTGTTCCCACGGCTCTGATTGTAGTGTCCGAGTGTTTATGAGATATCAGTAAAAAAATTCCTTTTAAAAAGTCATCATTGATCATTGATAAACCACCAGATCAAAAACCTGGAGAGAGATTAATCTTGATACTCTGGTTCTATTTAAATCCACAGCTTTACATTCTTTGTTCATATGTACGCTAAAATTAAGATTTGAGGTATTAACATAATAGATTTACGATCTTTACTGCATGATTTAAAGATAAGGTATATAGAATATATACGAACTATGTACTACAAATCTACAATTACTCTTTTCGTCAACGAGTATAGTTTCCAAACGTTTGATTTGTTGATGGTTCTCATAGGTCATATTTTGCGGCCTGACAAGTTCAAACACGTGCCTTTCTATGGATACAGTGATCTCTGATCTCTCTCACCTACAATGTTTTTGGTTAAGATACGTACTATAAGGTGACAAAAGTCACATCTTGTCCTACTTCGTCTTTATTTCCTAGTAGAGTTATCCGCTTTTCGCgcgaaatattgttttattgttgataaatataaattttctagaaaatatatttatgtagtCGTCTTTATTTGTTAAAAGTATTATTTGGTATTTTTACTGTATTATGTAGTAGTAGATGAtatcttaatatattttgtgtttgttttttcaataatgtgttgttgtgtatATAGTagtatcactacaagaaaacacatgcttaacgacgaaaattaacgaggaaaaacaatcctcgtaaatttgcgtcgagtttacgacgaatttacgtgaaaaactaaagtcatcgttatttcctcgtaacgtaacgacaaaactgtttcgtcgtaaagtggatgtaactttacgagtattttacgaggaaaaactatttcctcgtaaatacgacgtaaactttgcgtggtatttacgagggaatagtttacgtgtatttagcgaggaaatttttgaatccaccaactttataggtgttacacgttttttttgcccacctaattaattttcgtcgtaaattcatagcaaaattacaactaccagattcgaattttcctataaatatggatgtttaaacatcattttaaacacaccaacaacaaaaaacgtgaaagaaaaaaaaatggctggctccgggaatatttacgagttgcggaagtggatgtatatgcatagagatgctaacgggagagtgacgaaagaataccttgcgggtctggagacatttatgcatcaagcagattcaacaccgctcgcccaagaaagtggtaagatgttctgtccttgtcggaaatgcaacaattcgaaactggcaaaccgtgaaaatgtttggaagcatttaataaatagaggtttcacggcaaattactatatctggtttcaacatggagaaggttttaattatgatcagaatgaagctagtagtagtaatagcaattttcaggaaaaagaaccggttgatcatcatttgcataatgaacatagttacaaccaggaggagatggtagattatgatagggttcatgatatggtagctgatgcattcgtagctcatgatggagatgaagaacctaatatagatgcaaaaaagttttacgaaatgttaagcgcggcgaatcaaccactttacagtggttgtagagaaggtctctctaaattgtcgttagctgctagaatgatgaatattaaaactgatcacaatctacctgaaagttgcatgaacgaatgggcggacttgtttaaagagtatttgccggaagacaatgtgtctgctgattcttattatgagattcagaaactggtttatagtcttgggttgccttcggagatgatagatgtttgcatcgacaactgcatgatctattggggagatgatgagaagctagaagaatgtcgattctgcaagaagccacgattcaagccgcaaggacggggacgtaatagggtaccgtaccaaaggatgtggtacctaccaattacagacagattgaaaagattgtatcaatcagagcagactgctggaaagatgagatggcatgccgagcatactcagacggatggtgagatgactcatccatcagatgcaagagcctggaaacatttcaacaaagtacatccagatttcgctagcaatatccggaatgtgtatctcggattatgcacagatggatttagtccgttcggaatgtcagggagacaatattcattgtggccagtctttcttactccatacaacctgccaccggagatgtgcatgcaacgggagttactattcttgaccatattaatacctggtccgaaccatccaaaaaggtccctggatgttttcctacaaccactgataaaagagttgaaggatttgtggtcaacaggggtgaggacgtatgactgttcaacgaagacgaattttacgatgcgagcgatgcttttgtggaccataagtgatttccctgcctatgggatgttgtctggatggactacacatgggagattagcttgtccatattgtaatggaacgacagatgcgtttcaactgaagaatggtaggaagacaagttggtttgattgtcaccgtcgatttcttcccattggccatccttaccgaagaaacaagaatttgtttaggcacaaaagggttgtgagagacactcctcctccatatctaactggagaacaaattgaagcgcaaatcgactactacggagctaacgaaacagttcgttggggtggtaattggcatgtccctcgtaatatgccagattcttacggtgttcatcacaactggcacaagaagagtatattttgggagttgccatattggaaggatcttcttctgcgccacaacctcgatgtgatgcatatagagaagaatttctttgagaacatcatgaatacaatattgaatgtcccagggaagacaaaagacaacataaaatcgaggttggacttgccggatatttgctcaagaagcgagttacatattaaaagcaatggacaagttcccgttccgatattcagattatcttcagaaaaaaagtcggtgttgttcaactgggtggcatcagaagtgaagttccccgatgggtatgtttcgaatctctctagatgtgttgaaaagggtcaaaagttctccgggatgaagagtcatgattgtcatgtatttatgcaacgactactgccctttgcatttgcggagctacttccaacaaacgtacatgaagcacttgcaggtacgtagtgtattatatcacaataatttacaaaataatatatgactaacaatgtgtttaatttttttttgaatataaaaggcattggagcatttttcagggatctgagcacacgcactcttaaagaagaagttgtggaacagcttcaggagaacattcccatcttattgtgcaacttggagaagatatttcctcccggattttttgacgtcatggagcatctagctgtccacctcccatatgaggcattgcttcgtggacctgtacattacggatggatgtatcagtatgagcgagccatgaaatatttgaagggaaaagcaaagaacctcgccaaagttgaaggttctataattgctggaagtttgacggaagaagtttctcacttcacatcgtactactttgcgtcaaaagtacgtacacggagaagagctccaagaagatatgatgatggtggtgttgcgccaacatatgcagttgctggtgttccagacatctttagccagattgggcgactcggtgggaagtgtaaagaggtttggtggtcgagtgaagaagacgctcatagtgcacacacctatattctactcaattgcgaagatccattgatgcgttattttgaaaggtaacatatattgacacttcgaaacacatataactataattaattgtataattgcgagagattcattcctataaaatgtgattttacagcctatttgtttctcaagtcgaagaaacatttcctggtatatccacaagtgacgtagacaaaaggaaagatcaacacttcattaagtggttgcggaatcaggtattaactaaaacttttttttcatacattatctgtatttcattaacattctctttatttttgcaggttgattatgacgacgacgatgcagattatcctaagtggttacacgaagtaattcaatctccacttgtaaaggtcaccacatcacagatgtatttcacacgaggctatacttttcatacatatgactatggtagacagcgggcgaccagtaactatggaatatgtgtgaaaggggaaacagatttctacgggatcttgacggagattattgaagtcgaatttccagggatactgaagctgaaatgcgtcctcttcaaatgtgaatggttcgaccccgtcgtcaacagaggtgttcggtctaacaaattcggtgtagttgatgtcaacggtggacgaaggtacaacaaattcgagcctttcatcttagcttcacaagcagaccaagttagcttccttccataccctcggatgagagattcaggtataaattggttagcagtgatcaaagttacacctcgaggacgaatcatcagtggagaagaaccaccattgcaagaagaacagataaatgaagtcgaggaacctgaacaagaaattgatgacatccttctcattgatccgcataatcacgagtacgaagatcttaccgatgatgccacagacgaagctgttgaagacgagtttaatgaaaatgatgatgtttctagtgatgacgagaatgtcgatgtatccgattgatgtatttgttttatgaataagatgagggagtttgttttatgaataagataatgtggggtttgttttatgaataaggtaatgctgggagtttgttttatgaataagcaaatgtgggatattgtggtttggaatggaaataaagatggagtttggaatatatgaagtagaaaataaggaatatggggtttcgggtttttggtttcgggtttcgggttttgggttttgggtttcgggtttgggctttcgggtttcggggtttggggttctagggatatatgaagtagaaaattaaagatgggggtttggaatatatgaagtagaaaattaaagatgggggtttgggtttcgggtttcgggtttcgggtttggggtttcgggtttggggtttcgggtttcgggtttggggtttcgggtttagggtatggggtttgggggttggggtttcgggtttcgggtttctgattctagggatttaaacataacactcgttaattccacgtaagcacaaatcgtcgtaaagtccacgcaggatgaaatcgtcgtaaagtccacgcaggatgaaatcgtcgtaaagtccacgtaggatgaaatcgtcgtaaagtccacgcatgatgaaatcgtcgtaaagtccacgtaggatgaaatcgtcgtaaagtccacgcaggatgaaatcgtcgtaaagtctacgtaggatgaaatcgtcgtaaagtccacgtagcataaaatcgtcgtaaagtccacgtaggattaaatcgtcgtaaaaaccacgtaaggcaacgaggaaataacgacgaaacctaaaattaaatatgaggtttggaatatatgaagtagaaaattaaagatgggggtttggaatatatgaagtagaaaataaggaatatggggtttggggtttcgggtttcgggtttcgggtttggggtttcgggtttcgggtttcaggtttcgggtttggggttctaggtttcgggtttcggggttggggtttgggtttcgggtttggggtttcgggtttcgggtttggggtttcgggtttcggggttggggtttcgggtttggggtttcgagtttcgggtttcgggtttggggtttcgggtttcgggtttcgggtttggggtttcgggtttcgggtttggggtttcgggtttcgggtttggggtttggtatatatgaagtagaaaattaaagatg
The window above is part of the Brassica napus cultivar Da-Ae chromosome C8, Da-Ae, whole genome shotgun sequence genome. Proteins encoded here:
- the LOC106433944 gene encoding B3 domain-containing protein REM9-like; the encoded protein is METPREPHFFKPLLPGWQSGVAIPLDFYSKHIQGAEINKPWKLRSDASDQIWEVIREGRTLTRGWKEFTEAHDLRIGDIIIFKHEGDMVFHVTSFGPSCCEIQYTHPHIDADDAPTFSYDYCFLAEVTATNQKDDKMFLPVEAMWCGALNQQCKEVKLQNKEGKSWTASFGFSESDGAYYISRGWRKFCRDNRCTNGALFVFNVVGDGTTTPLLCVCPERKECTELLINHFSRIDGSIASTSRN